One stretch of Glycine soja cultivar W05 chromosome 7, ASM419377v2, whole genome shotgun sequence DNA includes these proteins:
- the LOC114417652 gene encoding polygalacturonase-like, protein MIGRLFCFLLALQIVSLVSAVRKPFLPAKEEALQSPPPHTIEPKKGLMGIEGTSETMKEAYEGGVSKIGSSPPSCEHKCYGCVPCEAIQVPSTSTRRSHLGIQYANYEPESWKCKCGLSFYSP, encoded by the exons ATGATAGGAAGATTATTCTGTTTTCTGCTAGCTCTGCAAATAGTGAGTTTGGTTTCTGCAGTAAGGAAGCCGTTTCTTCCAG CCAAAGAAGAGGCTCTACAGTCTCCACCACCACATACTATAGAACCAAAAAAG GGTTTAATGGGTATAGAAGGTACATCAGAGACAATGAAGGAAGCATATGAAGGAGGAGTGAGCAAAATAGGATCAAGTCCACCAAGTTGTGAGCACAAGTGCTATGGCTGTGTTCCATGTGAAGCCATCCAAGTTCCCAGCACGAGCACCAGGCGCAGCCATTTGGGAATCCAGTATGCAAATTATGAGCCCGAGAGCTGGAAATGCAAGTGTGGTCTTTCCTTCTATAGCCCATGA
- the LOC114417922 gene encoding uncharacterized protein LOC114417922, whose translation MADMEPKPKDSPSEKKVKTPNIFERAKEEIEAVFHRDKSPHHHKETHGTSDDIDEGTSPDEIKAPGVFERVKEEIEAVAEAIHPKKESESGTRDVSSPK comes from the exons ATGGCGGATATGGAACCAAAGCCTAAAGACTCGCCTTCAG aaaaaaaagtgaaaactcCAAACATTTTTGAGCGAGCTAAGGAGGAGATTGAGGCAGTGTTTCATCGCGACAAATCGCCACACCATCACAAAGAAACTCATGGGACAAGTGATGACATTGATGAGGGAACTTCACCTGATGAAATCAAAGCGCCTGGTGTGTTTGAACGGGTGAAGGAGGAGATTGAAGCTGTTGCTGAGGCCATTCATCCCAAGAAAGAATCTGAATCTGGCACTCGTGATGTGTCGTCACCAAAGTGA